A stretch of Lathyrus oleraceus cultivar Zhongwan6 chromosome 6, CAAS_Psat_ZW6_1.0, whole genome shotgun sequence DNA encodes these proteins:
- the LOC127091172 gene encoding 26S proteasome non-ATPase regulatory subunit 8 homolog A, whose protein sequence is MDPKLTEVSQLFDRFKAAFLRNDFDSSSNLLSQLKVLLTGFRSLPPLFADTPNAVQELTIARDIYEHAVVLSVKIEDQDAFERDFFQLKPYYTDARNRLPQSPQEYPILGLNLLRLLVQNRIAEFHTELELLSSTALENPCIKHAVELEQSFMEGAYNRVLSARQTVPHETYVYFMDLLAKTIRDEIAGCSEKAYDYLSINDAKQMLLFSKDQELLEYINEEHPEWEIKNGSVFFQKAKESAPCKEIPSLQLINQTLSYARELERIV, encoded by the exons ATGGATCCAAAATTAACAGAAGTTTCTCAGCTCTTCGATCGATTCAAGGCCGCGTTTCTCCGAAACGACTTCGATTCCAGCTCCAATCTTCTCTCACAGCTTAAG GTTTTACTAACAGGGTTCAGAAGCCTCCCACCCTTGTTTGCAGATACTCCAAATGCAGTTCAGGAGTTAACTATAGCAA GGGATATATATGAGCATGCTGTTGTTCTTAGTGTAAAAATCGAGGATCAAGATGCCTTTGAAAGGGATTTCTTCCAGTTGAAACCTTATTATACAGATGCCCG TAATCGTCTTCCACAATCTCCTCAGGAGTACCCAATACTTGGTCTCAACCTGTTGAGACTACTTGTGCAAAATAGGATTGCTGAATTCCATACTGAGTTGGAATTACTTTCATCCACTGCTCTAGAGAATCCTTGTATTAAGCATGCTGTGGAGTTGGAGCAATCTTTTATGGAAGGGGCTTACAACCGTGTCTTGAGTGCTAGGCAGACAGTGCCACATGAAACATATGTGTATTTCATGGATCTTCTGGCAAAGACCATCAG AGATGAGATAGCAGGATGCAGTGAGAAGGCATATGATTATCTTTCAATTAATGATGCTAAGCAAATGTTGCTGTTTTCCAAAGACCAGGAACTCTTGGAGTATATCAATGAG GAGCACCCTGAGTGGGAAATTAAGAACGGTTCTGTCTTCTTTCAAAAGGCAAAAGAATCTGCACCTTGCAAAGAAATACCATCTCTGCAACTCATCAACCAAACACTTAGTTATGCTAGGGAGTTGGAGAGGATTGTCTGA